The Naumovozyma castellii chromosome 2, complete genome sequence taatttttatttattattttatcttagatattcattttcttaatttttgaaaatatagaagaattggatactgaagaaaaaaaaataaattataataacaatatctTGTAGTTCCTTGTGCTACAGACCTGAAAGAGACAATTGAAATGTCTGAAGAAGTGgtaataaattaaaaacCAATTTAAGTAATTTTGAACATAGTCTACGgtctctttctctttctccGTTTTACCCTCTGCAAAAATAGGTCAACGTGGTAACTTTTTATccttttttaaatttatagGGCCTAGAGGAGGCCAAACTTGAATATAACAGGTAGTTAATAAGTCTGTTATTAGTCCTGGGTCTGGATTTTGTTCTAGCGCTATATAAATTAGTCGCTAATCTTAGCGCGAAGATACTATTACAAATTAACTACGTGTATAGAAGTCATGGAGTCATTGTTAAAGACACCCTCTACCGACACATCAAAGAACCGACTTCAAAAGTGAACTATCATTACCCAAACGGTGTATCAGAGTGTACTattataaagaaaagacAATAGCGACAATGGACGTAGCAATTTTgaacatcttcaatgatatcCCTATAGTAACAAAAATATGGACTATTGGCTCTCTGGGAATGGGTGTATTAAGTACCACACGAATAATTGACCCCACGAAACTGCTTTACAATTATGATTTGGTGTTTAAGAAGGGTCAATATGAACGAATCCTatattctcttttcaattatggtgaattaaattggatttcccttttgaatatatttataaatgCTAATCATTTGACATTGTTGGAAAACTCATTTGCTGTTAAAAGAAGATACTGTTGGGTTATGTTTATCTTACTGTGCATGATAATATCCATGACGAGTCTTATACAGCCCATATCATCCCTCGGTGTGTTATTGCATGAGAATTTAGtatattatcaattaaagaaggaaacCGGGATGAATTTCCGTTTAATGGGTGGGATGAATATTTCTCCTTCATTAATCCCTTTATATATGAATGGTGTGATGTATTTTGTCTACAAACAATCATTTTTAGAAGTATTATTAAACTTCTTACCAGCTCATTTCGTATTTTATACGGATGTTATTCTAAACCGACTTTACGATTTCGATTTATACCAGACACCCTATGATAGATGGATCAATAGGGCG is a genomic window containing:
- the DER1 gene encoding derlin (ancestral locus Anc_8.535), coding for MDVAILNIFNDIPIVTKIWTIGSLGMGVLSTTRIIDPTKLLYNYDLVFKKGQYERILYSLFNYGELNWISLLNIFINANHLTLLENSFAVKRRYCWVMFILLCMIISMTSLIQPISSLGVLLHENLVYYQLKKETGMNFRLMGGMNISPSLIPLYMNGVMYFVYKQSFLEVLLNFLPAHFVFYTDVILNRLYDFDLYQTPYDRWINRA